CATATCTGCGAAATTGAATTTTCCAGTGTGTTGATTTGAAACTTTGTCTATGCATCCTTTACAGGATATGATTCTGGTGAGAAGAAACGCATTCCTGCCTGGTGCGATAGAATAATATATCGTGACAATCGGCCATTACCAGTTGCTGAGTGCAGTTTAGAGTGCCCTGTAGTCTCGTCAATTATACAGTATGTTCTTCTTCAGGGATAGTTACCTATAGTCTCTTTTTCTTCAATTGTTCTAAACTTGGTACCCGATTTTATATAGGTACGAGGCACGCATGGACGTGACTGACAGTGATCACAAACCTGTCCGGTGTAAACTAAGTTTACAAATTGCTCATGTTGATAGATCGGTAAGGAGAAAGGAGTTTGGGGAAATTGTAAAATCCAATCAGAATATCAGGTCTAATCTTGAAGATTCAAATTATGTTCCAGAAACTATTTTGAACACCAACAACATAATCCTTCAAAATCAGGACACGTCCATTTTGTGTATCACTAATAAATGTGTAAAGGATACTGCCGTATTTAAAATCACTTGTGAAGGCCAGTCCACTGTCAAGGAGGATGGCGAAGAGCCTAACTATCGCCCGAGAGGTGCCAACGGGTTTCCTCGATGGCTTGAGGTATCACTTTCTCCCTGCTGCTTCTGTTATGTCCtataaattttcttttcctttttggaaAGGAAAATGCAGGCGTCTATTCTGCTAATttacttcttttgttttttaaaacataaaataatagaTCACACCAGCAGCAGGCATGATCAAACCTGAACAGTCTGTGGAGGTCTCAGTTCATCACGAAGAGTTTCATACCTTGGAAGAATTTGTTGATGGCATCCCTCAAAATTGGTGGTGCGAAGACACCCGCGACAAGGAAGCCATTTTAATGGTCAGTGTCCAAGGTAGTTGCTCAGCTCAAACATGTAGTCACAGAGTTCGAGTGCGGCATTGCTTCTCAGCCAAGACCCGCATGGACTCAAAATCCAACAGCTCTAAAAAATGCCAGGGAAGTCCAGTTCACAGGTCTGAAGTTCGGCAACCTAACATTTCAAGCGAAACCAACTTAAAAAATCCTAGAAGCTAAACTAGTATCGAATACTTGATAGCACGAGGCAGTTTATAGACACATGGATCATCAGCTGGTAACAGTGAAGACGGATCTGATACAATACCGAGTGCATTCTTTTCGTTAGAAACtctagtgtaaagcaaaacatgGTGTAAATACTCACTCTTTGAAGCCTGTTTTTTACTTAAAAGACAGTTTAGGGACAGGTTTTATACGTTCAGTATCATGCCATCTCTCTCTGCATTATCCTGTCTGTTTTCCTTCAGGCTTCGTGGTTTATTTCCGATTAGTTTCCGATCAACAGATAAatgcagaaaaacaaaagagacGAACTGAACAATACGATGTGAAAAGGGTAGTcaatattattaattataaaCATCAACTGTTATTACAATACTTTGCAGATAACACACAATAATCTATAATCTTGTAATACTTGGGCAGCAGCAGTTGGCAACTTGGCATGGAACATTCATTCAGTTCAGTATCTGCAACAGCCTCACAGGCTCACAGCCCTTAAGGATCAAACAAACCATGGATGTCTGAACTCATAGCATAGACGGTAAACACATACCACACACAGAAGAACCATCGAGAGATCACAAATGAGGAATGAAGCAGATATATGTGTCGTCCATTTACTTGCTCAACCCCGATGCTCTTAATTTCTTCATATATACTCCATATTTCTAGGTTAAGAGATAGATGCTTCACATCAGTTCAGATACGTAATATCTGAATCGGATTAGTGAAGCCATAGGTCACCCGATCCGTTGTGTTTCATTTCTCCCAAATGAAACTTAAAGCGCATACATCCTCTTATATTCGCTGTTCAAAATCTCGTGTTCTGATGCCATAGACATAGACAACGAACGAGACTTACTCTCAGCTCTCCGGATGTTCCTCATTTTGCTCTCCTCCATCCTATGTAAAATGACACAATAGCACATGGAGCCAATGGTGGTAAGCATGATTGTGCTGCCTATAACTGTTGCATACACTGCTAGCCACCTCGAGTGTGAGCCCACCACCACATACGTCAGAGAAATAAAAGCAATCGAAATGAAGAGGCAAGCTAGCCACATGAGCTTGTTGATCACAAACACAAGCTGCCTTTTTGCCTTCTGCTCAATCACAACCACAGATGTCTGGACTACCACAACAGCCAGGGAGATGAAGAGCGCCAGGCTGTCAAATacaaagaagatgatgaaagcGGCATTATTTGCTATGTGCGCTTGTCCAAGCGTAAGCCCTGGCGTTTCTTCCTCAACATATTGGCCAGGAACTGTGAATATGGCCGCAAAAGCAACGGTGGCAATCAGCACGGCAACAATAGTGGCATTGTTTATAGCATTGTTGAGGCCGCTAATGTGGagctttttcaacttttttgcAATTTTCTGGACTCTGGCACCAGTTTGGCGGGTCTGTTGAAGTTGGGATTGGACATCGTGCTTTATGTCACTCACGGTCTGCTTCAGCTGCTTTGCTGGATTTGCAGGTTTTCCTTGGTCTTTAGAATTGGTGGCCCCTGCTTCCTTTAACACGGCCACAAGTTCTGGACTCCCATATTTTTCTGCAATGTCAAGGGGGGTCTCTCCAGCCTTGTTGCTTGCATTAATGTTACTAGCCTCTTTATTTATGGACAACAGACGGCATACATTCTGTACATGAAGGACATTAGCATTGAGCAAACAAAATTATATTACCAGCTAGCTTGCAGATTTTCAGATTGGTTAGGTTCAAATGAACTCGAAATCACATGCGAGAACTACAAGTGTTGCCATTACCGCATACAAATATCATACACCAATTAAGCACCAACTATGAAAGTACGAAACCATTCTTCAGAGTAAAGCTGTAGCATACGTTTTGAGTAAAATATCAGCACGGACATAATATTTAACATGATTTCTCAAGACCTATACAAATGGAAGCTAGACCCCATACCTAGTATAGAAATTTGGATTTAAAACGACGAACACTTGAATCATTGATATTATACATTTCATTAGGTTAGtaaataaaattgaaagaaaagaaaggaggaaGCACCTCAATACGGCCCTTCCTTGTGGCAATATGCAATGCATTGTTTCCCTTGTTATCTTCCACAGTCAAAACTGAGGGGTCGGGTTTCAGCAACTCCAGCACAATCTCCTCATTGTGCCCCTTCACGGCCATGTGTAGCGCAGTTTGGCCTTTAAGATCAGTTCTAAAAGCAGCACTTGGATCCTTGCGTAGAAAGGACTTGACTACTTCCAAGTGCCCCAACCTTGCTGCTGAATGAAGCACAGTCTTCCCATTATTGCGGGCTATCTTGGcaagatttgagtcagtttccAAAAGGAGATTTACAATATTAATATGCCCCTGAGTAGCAGCCGTGTGTAAGGCGGTTGAATTCGATAGATCTGTGGTCATTGCCAAGTTTGGGAACACGTGCAGAAGTTCTTTCAACACCTCTGAAAGAAAGAAACAATTTCAAATCATAATGATGCATAGGGGAAGGAATATTATGTGATAGTCTCCTAAACATAATTAGGCTCTTATAGGTCACCAGACGCATAAGGTGAGAAGTAAAagctagtgtgtgtgtgtgcgcgctcGTGTGCGTGTTTAGACTGAGGAAGGCACAGTCCAGAAACATTTCAAAATCCAGCTTCAAGAAGATAATATGTTTTTCTGTAACACCGAATTACAAAAATTGTGTTCCTTTTTACCATTGCATATGAAATAAACATTATAGAACTGCTTCtattaaaatattatgaatttcaacaaatgaaatggatattcATACTACTATCTTACCAAGATGGCCATGTCTTACAGCAATGTGGAATGGGTCGTAGCCATTTCTGGCAGCGATGGATGCAGTTTGAAGGTCCATGTGCTTCAACATTTCCCCAACAACCTCAGCATGCCCATTCTCCGCTGAGGCATAGAGGGGGGTCTCTCCCTCCTGGTTCATCTTCGACAATAAACCAATTGACTCAGTGCTGTTACAATTCTGAAGAATTTCTCTGACTCTAACTAAATTCCCTGCTCGAGCCGCCAAATGGAGTTGGGAGTCACCTCTTTTACCCGGTGACTCTTTGCTCCTCCTCCGTTCACCGCCAATAAAGCTCAGCTGCTTCTCCATAACTATCCGAAAACTCTTCTGCTTCTCCATAAATCCGCGAAAACTCTTCTGTTTTTCCATCGCTCCTCGAGAACTTGACTGTTGCTCGATTGCCCCACTGAAACTTGGTAGTTTTTCCATCCTTGGAGCCTGAAAACTGCTCTGCCTCTCCATGACCAATTTCGCAGAAACCGGTTGATCTCAAACAAAATCCAACTTCCTAGTCCTCAGAATCCTGATTCTCCAATCTCAAATTCTACTTTTCCATGATCATAACCAGATAAACAATTTCAACCAAATTTATTTCCTCACAGTAAACTAATAATCACAATTCTGCAGATATATAGCATCACAAGAAATATGCTTTCCAATCTCTACTTAATTATTGGAATTCCAGTTCTTTGATCCAAAAACTACTTAAGCAAACTGAAACTCGCCATTTGGAATATCAAAACCCGTTGAATAATGAAAACAACAGAACCCAGAAAGGAATctaaatccaaatccaaatccaaatccaacaGATGACAAGAAACAAAAGTTGAATACCAATTACAAAGTACCTTGATTGTGAAGCTTTATACCTTATTCTAGTGCTCTGAATCTGAAAAGCTGGAACCTTTGGATACCATGCGGCTGAGgctgaaacccaaaaccaaaggcTGAGACCTTGATCAATGATGGGGTATCATCACTATCACCTTATCAGTGAGTAACACTTAGAACCACATCCCACcaacaaatttcttttcaacTCAACTCGTACAAAACTACATGAGAATTGAGATTTTATGAGGAGACAGACAGCAAGGACAAACTACTGCTGACAACACCATCTATAATTCTAGAAATGATAACTCGGGAGAGGAGACTCAGTGGAGAGTCGCTTGATGCTTTTTACTTTATCTTtatgagttaaaaaaaaagattaagggAGTGACTGAGTGTGTTTAATCACATAATAATatagtttaaatttgttttttataagaattgaatttgaaatattttatttaCCAATGAAGAGTAATACTATTAGACTAAAAAACTAATGTTTTTCTATTAAAAGCGACGAATGTGTTTAGGGTGAGATGTATATATGTACTTGGCTTCATTCATGCCATACACATACGCATAAGAATATCCGTCCACAATAATGGACATATATCAAAGGATCAGTATTTGATATTTAAAGGGGTtttattcttttccaaatcaaaTATCTCCAGTCTAGTGGGATAAATAATCAGACAAATACATAATAACTAATAACTAGCCTTCGCACGCGCTCACATGCATGCAGAAGATATTTTTTGAAACATGTTATGTTACGtgcgacttacacgttttaaatgtatttgtatgcgtaaattgacaaaagaaaagtcaaatatttgaaataaatgaatcatggtagaagaaacccctcataaatcaattaaagcagctgatttcacataataaaatcggtttttatagaatttacattatgaatagagaaaataatatttaataaataattgattgaatcatattattattagtccattgtgaggctaagcccaccctccctcctccttagtgtagataacattgtttgttaaaaaaaatcatttgacaactaattgaatcacattattatgcgcgTGTGAGAGATTTTTTTGTAACTGGCACTACACACCTCTTAAGTGTttaaaaattgagaaataatatttaataaacaacggTGTGCAAAAGGTATTTTTTAATCACACCGTGTTATGCGTGACttacacattttaaatgtatttatatttgtGAATTGattcaacatttttttatttcgttattttctttttttatcacCGGTGCTACGCGCctcttaaaatgttttgaacacaatatttatgatttttctttcCTATCACGTGGGCATcatcaactttgtcatttgtttattcttttctttcttacttttcatttttttatttcttttctcttttcttatttatatttatattatattttataattatcaAATTATCAACTTACCCTTGCataatttgatatattattttaggcagcttttgaatttttttgaccGAAGGGCAGTTTAGTTCAAATCTTTTTGTCGAAGGGGCGACGCCAAATTTTTTGTCGGCATCTGGGGGCACCAAATTTCACTGTTCATCGCACTGCTTTATCTGTTCACTGAGCTTCTTGCTTTCTTATATAGATTAGAGATAATatagaattttttgtttttgtcttggAAGAGTTGTattgagaagaagaaataaagaaGGATACATGATACATGTGCATCCCCATAATTGCGGAGGAAAAGAATCATTCCCAACTTTGATATATATTTACAAagaattaataattaatatagaGGATAAGTGGTTATCTACCACAGTGGTGTACCTTTCGTGTTTCTGccataatgaaaattttcttgtgAAGAAGAGTGTTGCCTTTGCATTATAGTGGATTCAAATCCCGTCGGCTTCctaatttaacatctaatctaacaaatatattatttaatataaaaaaatgtagaggataatatatatacatacgtaTATGTGTTGTATATGTTGATCAATCAGTATCCTTAAACATAAGGAGTTCTTAATAAACAACGAATAAGTGGTGATAGcaacaaatataaatatattgaaaaagaaaaattgaagaagatgcATGGCATGTGGAGTGTGGAGACACTCCTGGTGGACACCCTCGGGCAACAATATGGTAAGGCCATATCTAATCATTgagctaaaacctaaaatttttagttCAGACATAGTTTTTCTACTCCAACCGTTCTGATCTAAAATTTTAGTTCAAGATTagtaaagaatgaacttaggctaattttttttcttaaattaactttaaaaaaaatttatgtagactatcgtaaattaattttatgaacattttaatataaaactatttaaattccgataaatattgaaaaatcactaaatcgataCATGAAACTCATGAAACCCTATGGAAGAATATTAAAATCATGATAAAGATGTATGAACACAAAATACATGAAACATACAAGACACACAGAACACATGTGAAACGCATCATACACAAAACACATGATAAATATGAAGcacacacaaaacacatgtGAAACACGTGACACACACAAAATACATACCAaaatacatacaaaacacatgaaacacaaacctaCACACATGAAACTGAAACATCcaatcatcctctatataaaCACAGGTTGAATATCAAACCATCACACAACatattcaccaatctttcaacttttaaagtgtttttgtttcctaaaaatcctcaatatctcatcaatgggTGATAGAAGAAGGCGTAGCAGGGCAATGCAAATGGCACAATACCAAGCAAGCCTTGACAATGCGGATGCAGAAATGATCAACGCAGAAGCCAAATTTGCAAACTCACTTATGCAATATGAGCACCATGCCGAATTTAGTTATCGTGGTTCTGTCACGGGGCATTCATTTGTGCAGTGTGATAGAGAAGAGTGTTATGACCGAATGATGAAAGATTATTTCATCGAATCTTCGAGACATCCTGCTCAAGATGTTCAAAGGCGGTTTCAGATGAAGAGAAAGTTTTTTGAAAGCATCTTGAGTCAATCATGACCACTACTTTGCAAGGAAGATAGATGTCATAGGC
Above is a window of Malus sylvestris chromosome 15, drMalSylv7.2, whole genome shotgun sequence DNA encoding:
- the LOC126604049 gene encoding ankyrin repeat-containing protein At5g02620-like, translating into MERQSSFQAPRMEKLPSFSGAIEQQSSSRGAMEKQKSFRGFMEKQKSFRIVMEKQLSFIGGERRRSKESPGKRGDSQLHLAARAGNLVRVREILQNCNSTESIGLLSKMNQEGETPLYASAENGHAEVVGEMLKHMDLQTASIAARNGYDPFHIAVRHGHLEVLKELLHVFPNLAMTTDLSNSTALHTAATQGHINIVNLLLETDSNLAKIARNNGKTVLHSAARLGHLEVVKSFLRKDPSAAFRTDLKGQTALHMAVKGHNEEIVLELLKPDPSVLTVEDNKGNNALHIATRKGRIENVCRLLSINKEASNINASNKAGETPLDIAEKYGSPELVAVLKEAGATNSKDQGKPANPAKQLKQTVSDIKHDVQSQLQQTRQTGARVQKIAKKLKKLHISGLNNAINNATIVAVLIATVAFAAIFTVPGQYVEEETPGLTLGQAHIANNAAFIIFFVFDSLALFISLAVVVVQTSVVVIEQKAKRQLVFVINKLMWLACLFISIAFISLTYVVVGSHSRWLAVYATVIGSTIMLTTIGSMCYCVILHRMEESKMRNIRRAESKSRSLSMSMASEHEILNSEYKRMYAL